One segment of Babylonia areolata isolate BAREFJ2019XMU chromosome 24, ASM4173473v1, whole genome shotgun sequence DNA contains the following:
- the LOC143299180 gene encoding thyrotroph embryonic factor-like, protein MSNLHHTVYSGMTLKELLQNPDLQRAPVVVGGAPSQKVKKIEDEAGSSDFTSAFLGPQLWNKTYNSNDFNLEYMDLDEFLGENLNEVPAVETVSWDDLLTTSPQRQHSPLPEKVQSPFSSPKPQGSPGPFLHVNTSPHTSPSPHIGFGGLQVSPPHKPHTVPLTAPSSSAHSLVIPPVRTSSSSSMMVRAKGEAAEDAVQTTANARCTSPGAVSSGSTPPVSPVTVQVDFRLNEQDLALSSIPGQSAFDPTCHTFTEEELKPQPMVKKSRKIFVPEDLKDDRYWARRKKNNVAAKRSRDARRVKENQIAMRASYLEKENMSIRDEIEKMRHENAHLKRRLSKYEPTA, encoded by the exons ATGTCGAACCTACACCACACCGTTTATAGTGGAATGACACTGAAAGAACTTCTCCAAAACCCAGATCTACAACGCGCACCAGTGGTTGTAGGTGGAG CCCCCAGCCAGAAGGTGAAGAAAATCGAAGATGAAGCAGGAAGTTCGGACTTCACGTCTGCCTTCCTGGGCCCCCAGCTATGGAACAAGACCTACAACTCCAACGACTTTAACCTCGAGTACATGGACCTGGATGAGTTCCTTGGTGAGAATCTGAATGAGGTTCCGGCTGTGGAAACTGTCAGCTGGGACGACCTGCTGACAACCTCACCACAACGCCAACACTCCCCTCTGCCAGAGAAAGTCCAGAGTCCCTTTAGCAGTCCCAAACCACAGGGCAGTCCTGGTCCCTTCCTGCATGTGAACACCAGTCCGCACACCAGTCCCAGTCCACACATTGGCTTCGGTGGCCTGCAGGTCAGCCCTCCACACAAgccacacactgtccctctcacTGCTCCTAGCAGCTCTGCTCACTCCTTGGTTATTCCTCCTGTCCGGACCAGCAGCTCTAGCAGCATGATGGTCAGGGCTAAAGGTGAAGCGGCAGAGGATGCTGTGCAAACCACAG CAAACGCACGATGCACGTCACCAGGTGCGGTGTCATCTGGGTCCACGCCGCCCGTCAGCCCCGTGACCGTGCAGGTGGACTTCCGGCTGAATGAACAGGACCTGGCACTGTCCTCCATCCCAG GACAATCCGCCTTTGATCCCACCTGCCACACCTTCACTGAAGAAGAACTCAAGCCTCAGCCAATGGTTAAAAAGTCCAGAaag ATATTTGTTCCTGAGGACTTGAAAGACGACAGGTACTGGgcgaggagaaagaagaacaatgtTGCAGCCAAGCGATCAAGAGATGCCAGACGAGTGAAGGAGAACCAGATTGCCATGAGAGCTTCCTACTTGGAGAAAGAAAACATGTCCATCCGAGATGAAATTGAAAAGATGCGTCATGAGAATGCCCACCTGAAGCGCAGACTAAGTAAATATGAGCCCACGGCATAG